In Quercus lobata isolate SW786 chromosome 12, ValleyOak3.0 Primary Assembly, whole genome shotgun sequence, a genomic segment contains:
- the LOC115971507 gene encoding uncharacterized protein LOC115971507, whose product MTYYEEDGVEVVPELSLRIGGEDNNGVGGYVKLSEGPRDCEEEQAIGVVAEPSSPRTEGCLWKWFKLVVLCIFLALLAAVFIKWVGPFFMDKEIIPILNWETSTFSTPVLAVLVFASLALFPTLLFPSSPSMWVAGMTFGYGYGFLLIFSGMAVGVSLPYFVGSLFYHKIQGWLEKYPKRASILRAAGEGNWFHQFRAVALIRISPFPYIIYNYCAVATNVKYGPYIMGSLVGIVPEIFVAIYTGLFIKTLADERHSLSAPQIVFNIVGFSATVATTILFTMYAKRQLKVLQNEDELLLQ is encoded by the exons ATGACGTATTACGAGGAAGATGGTGTTGAGGTTGTGCCGGAACTGAGTCTGAGAATTGGGGGCGAAGATAACAATGGGGTTGGGGGATACGTGAAATTGAGTGAAGGTCCGAGAGATTGTGAGGAGGAGCAGGCGATTGGTGTGGTTGCGGAGCCTTCGTCTCCGAGAACAGAAGGGTGTTTGTGGAAGTGGTTCAAGTTGGTTGTGCTTTGTATCTTCTTGGCGTTGTTGGCTGCGGTTTTTATCAAATGGGTCGGGCCGTTTTTCATGGATAAG GAGATTATTCCTATTCTAAATTGGGAAACATCAACATTCAGTACTCCTGTTCTGGCGGTTCTGGTTTTTGCTTCTTTGGCATTATTTCCCACCCTACTTTTTCCATCTTCGCCATCAATGTGGGTTGCAGGGATGACCTTTGGTTATGGCTATGGATTTTTGTTAATCTTTTCTGGGATGGCTGTTGGTGTATCACTTCCATATTTCGTTGGCTCTCTTTTCTATCATAAAATTCAG GGGTGGTTAGAAAAGTATCCGAAGAGAGCTTCTATTCTAAGAGCAGCTGGTGAAGGAAATTGGTTCCATCAGTTTCGAGCTGTGGCATTAATCAGGATTTCTCCATTCCCTTATATCATATATAACTACTGTGCTGTGGCGACCAATGTGAAGTATGGTCCTTACATCATGGGATCTTTGGTGGGGATTGTGCCagaaatttttgttgcaatcTACAC TGGGTTGTTCATAAAGACTTTGGCCGACGAGCGACACTCCCTTTCAGCCCCACAGATTGTCTTCAACATTGTGGGCTTCTCTGCGACTGTGGCTACCACTATTTTGTTCACAATGTATGCAAAGAGGCAGCTCAAGGTATTGCAAAATGAAGACGAGCTATTATTGCAGTAA